A genomic region of Kitasatospora cathayae contains the following coding sequences:
- a CDS encoding ParA family protein translates to MKPSVLVVSTDPQGSAVVWAERVGDNLPFDFMAAHDQADQLVHLKKTGAKIHVIANQKGGVGKTTTTVNLAACTFDVLGAKDEYEHIFIDTPGTLADEEILRRALEIADDVLVPMITEPLCFDPTARTIQKVIEPMDIPYRVVVNNWDPRDGRADLEDTEAYIAARGWPRAKTVLRRYKIHSRAVAEGTVVTQYKESGTAYRAREDFFRLSLELGYGGR, encoded by the coding sequence ATGAAGCCATCTGTGCTTGTCGTGTCCACCGACCCCCAGGGGTCCGCGGTCGTCTGGGCCGAGCGGGTGGGGGACAACCTGCCCTTCGATTTCATGGCGGCGCACGACCAGGCCGATCAGCTGGTCCACCTCAAGAAGACCGGCGCGAAGATCCACGTGATCGCCAACCAGAAGGGCGGCGTCGGCAAGACCACCACCACGGTCAACCTGGCGGCGTGCACTTTCGACGTCCTCGGCGCGAAGGACGAGTACGAGCACATCTTCATCGACACGCCGGGCACCCTGGCCGACGAGGAGATCCTGCGCCGGGCACTGGAGATCGCGGACGACGTCCTGGTCCCGATGATCACCGAGCCGCTGTGCTTCGACCCCACGGCGCGGACCATTCAGAAGGTCATCGAGCCGATGGACATCCCGTACCGGGTCGTCGTCAACAACTGGGACCCCCGGGACGGCCGTGCCGACCTCGAGGACACCGAGGCGTACATCGCCGCGAGGGGATGGCCGCGCGCCAAGACCGTCCTGCGCCGGTACAAGATCCACTCCCGAGCGGTGGCCGAGGGGACGGTCGTCACCCAGTACAAGGAGAGCGGAACCGCCTACCGGGCCCGCGAGGACTTCTTCCGGCTGTCCCTCGAGCTCGGTTACGGGGGTCGCTGA